In one Fusarium keratoplasticum isolate Fu6.1 chromosome 5, whole genome shotgun sequence genomic region, the following are encoded:
- a CDS encoding U3 small nucleolar RNA-associated protein 25, producing MAPRGRGGNFRGRGGRGRGRGGRGRGRATSRFGPNRRFDGARLADNDESESSGSEAESAPEDEVMEDVDSDADDDDEQTSSKPYMALLQSFTENNAPKAKRRKLEHQEAQGQPEESSDDEEEADEEEEEKDIDRAEEEPEDQDAEEQIEDDDDSEDEDNLTDPFDTHFAHPDDDTVAKRVKAVQKGEWATKRALIQNLRATVTYPSSDAGSEVPKPMAGLDGLSLKQKLKETAARKIGEFDAAQRAFSPLLFNYSDVLHCDRTVRNSDSLRKLTCLHALNHVFKTRDRVIKNNYKLAKEGQDTELELRDQGFTRPKVLFLLPTRNSCLRIVNIIRDLCEPDQQENRKRFEEGYVDKEAKFGDDRPADFRDLFEGSDDDMFRLGMKFTRKTIKYFSQFYNSDILFASPLGLRMAIGSEEDKKLDFDFLSSIEMVVVDQADALLMQNWEHVEFIFEHLNLQPKDAHGCDFSRVRNWYLEDWAKYFRQTVILSAFNTPELSELLRLHCHNWAGKVRLQPEYPGSLSQLGVKLKQTFSRFQSSSVDKDPDARFEYFTSAIVPSLAKRAKDATGTLIFIPSYLDFVRVRNYFATSTAVENVTFGAISEYADVPEASRARSHFLNGRHRVLLYTERAHHFRRYQLRGVQRVIFYGLPDNPIFYNEIAGGYLSKSEQDMRLEPGQGSVKVVFSKYDVMKLERIVGSKRVGKMIQERGDTFEFI from the exons ATGGCCCCccgtggaagaggaggcaacTTCAGAGGCCGTGGAGGTCGGGGGAGAGGTAGAGGCGGTcgaggcagaggaagagCAACAAGCCGGTTTGGACCTAATCGACGATTTGATGGAGCTCGACTCGCAGATAATGATGA GTCAGAAAGTTCTGGTTCCGAAGCAGAGTCTGCTCCTGAAGACGAAgtgatggaggatgtcgattcagacgccgacgacgatgatgagcagACATCTTCTAAACCCTACATGGCTCTTCTGCAGAGCTTCACCGAAAACAACGcacccaaggccaagcgacGGAAATTGGaacaccaagaagctcaaggacaGCCTGAAGAGTCCtcagatgacgaggaggaggccgacgaagaagaggaagagaaggatatTGACCGAGCCGAGGAAGAGCCTGAGGATCAAGACGCCGAGGAGCAAAtagaagacgacgacgattcagaagatgaggacaaCCTAACGGATCCCTTCGACACGCATTTTGCGCATCCCGACGACGACACGGTCGCAAAGAGAGTCAAGGCAGTACAAAAGGGGGAGTGGGCGACCAAGAGGGCCTTGATACAGAATCTAAGAGCCACCGTCACATATCCCAGCTCGGATGCAGGATCCGAGGTACCCAAACCTATGGCCGGTCTGGACGGCCTCAGCCtgaagcagaagctcaaggagacgGCAGCCCGCAAGATTGGCGAGTTCGATGCTGCGCAGCGCGCGTTCAGCCCCTTGCTCTTCAACTATAGCGATGTATTGCATTGCGACCGCACCGTTCGGAACTCGGATTCCTTGCGAAAGTTGACATGTCTCCATGCCCTCAACCACGTCTTCAA GACACGAGATCGAGTCATCAAGAATAACTacaagctggccaaggaagGACAGGATACGGAACTGGAGCTTCGAGACCAGGGCTTCACCCGTCCGAAGgtgctcttcctcctccccactCGCAACTCGTGTCTCCGAATTGTCAACATTATTCGTGATCTCTGCGAGCCAGACCAGCAAGAAAACCGCAAACGCTTCGAAGAAGGCTACGTCgacaaggaggccaagtttgGCGATGACAGGCCAGCTGACTTTCGAGATCTCTTTGAGGGCAGCGATGACGACATGTTCCGTCTGGGCATGAAGTTTACCCGCAAGACGATCAAGTACTTTTCGCAGTTTTACAACTCGGACATTCTCTTTGCCAGTCCTCTCGGTCTTCGAATGGCCATTGGATCTgaagaggacaagaagctcgactTTGACTTCCTGAGCTCAATCGAGATGGTGGTTGTGGACCAGGCCGATGCTCTCCTCATGCAGAACTGGGAGCACGTCGAGTTCATCTTTGAGCACCTCAACCTTCAGCCCAAGGACGCCCACGGCTGCGACTTTAGTCGTGTGAGGAACTGGTACCTAGAGGACTGGGCAAAGTACTTCAGACAGACCGTCATCTTGTCTGCCTTTAACACGCCTGAGCTCTCAGAGTTGCTCAGACTGCACTGTCATAACTGGGCTGGAAAGGTCCGCCTGCAGCCTGAATACCCCGGGTCACTGTCACAGCTCGGCGTCAAGCTGAAGCAGACCTTTTCGCGGTTCCAGTCTAGCTCGGTTGACAAGGACCCTGATGCCAGGTTCGAGTACTTTACCTCGGCCATTGTGCCTTCGCTGGCCAAGCGGGCAAAGGATGCTACTGGAACTCTTATCTTCATCCCTTCATACCTCGATTTTGTCCGTGTGCGCAACTACTTTGCGACCTCAACTGCTGTCGAGAATGTCACGTTTGGAGCAATCTCAGAGTATGCAGACGTCCCTGAGGCATCTCGTGCACGCTCCCACTTCCTTAACGGCCGCCACCGTGTTCTACTGTACACTGAGCGAGCTCACCACTTCAGACGGTATCAGCTCCGCGGCGTGCAGCGTGTCATCTTCTACGGACTGCCCGACAATCCCATCTTCTACAATGAGATCGCGGGCGGGTACCTCAGCAAGAGTGAACAGGACATGAGGCTCGAACCTGGTCAGGGGAGCGTCAAAGTTGTGTTTTCCAAGTATGATGTCATGAAGCTGGAGCGCATCGTGGGCTCCAAGAGAGTGGGCAAGATGATTCAGGAGCGCGGTGATACCTTTGAGTTTATATAG
- a CDS encoding Eukaryotic translation initiation factor 3 subunit F — protein MAAATESFIHLARPLAPNTVGLQTNLAPLTVNIQPQAVLSILDHAVRRDIRDTQSTRVIGALVGTRSEDGTEVEVRSCFAIPHTEEEDQVEVDVEYQKNMLALTLKASPREHLLGWYTTSHELNSFSALIQNFFGSPDTGTFPHPAIHMTISTEPGEDIQTRCYISAPVAVNAERAADSCLFIQVPHKVLYGDADRSALETIASAKDAESRTAPLVSDIEGLGRSIEQTINLLDRASEWINGVLDEDEEPNNAIGQYLMNALSLAPKVDPEQIEHDFNNHIQDVLMVSYLANTIRTQIDLSQRLAVANLTSPEKEGEGKSEEKGGQRGGKRGGRGGGRSGGQQREPREPREPAE, from the exons ATGGCTGCTGCTACCGAGAGCTTCATCCACCTCGCGAGGCCTCTGGCGCCCAATACCGTCGGACTCCAGACTAACCTTGCCCCGCTCACGGTCAACATCCAGCCTCAG GCcgtcctctccatcctcgaccaCGCCGTCCGACGAGACATCCGAGACACCCAATCCACCCGAGTCATCGGCGCCCTCGTCGGCACCCGCTCTGAAGATGGCACCGAAGTCGAGGTCCGCTCCTGCTTCGCCATCCCTCacaccgaggaggaggaccaaGTCGAGGTCGATGTCGAGTACCAGAAGAACATGCTCGCCCTGACCCTCAAGGCCTCCCCCCGCGAGCACCTCCTCGGCTGGTACACCACCTCGCACGagctcaacagcttcagcGCCCTCATCCAGAACTTCTTCGGTAGCCCTGACACGGGCACCTTCCCCCACCCCGCCATCCACATGACCATCTCCACCGAGCCCGGCGAGGACATCCAGACCCGATGCTACATCAGCGCTCccgtcgccgtcaacgccgaGCGGGCTGCCGACAGCTGCCTCTTCATCCAGGTTCCCCACAAGGTCCTCTACGGTGATGCCGACCGAAGCGCCCTCGAGACCATTGCCAGcgccaaggatgccgagTCACGGACAGCTCCCCTCGTCTCCGACATTGAGGGCCTCGGCCGATCTATCGAGCAGACaatcaacctcctcgaccgggCGAGCGAGTGGATCAACGGCGTcctcgatgaggatgaggagccCAACAATGCTATTGGCCAGTACCTCATGAACGCCCTGTCCCTGGCCCCCAAGGTCGACCCCGAGCAGATCGAGCACGACTTCAACAACCACATCCAGGATGTTCTCATGGTCAGCTACCTGGCCAACACCATCCGCACCCAGATCGACCTTTCTCAGCGACTGGCCGTTGCCAACCTGACCAGCcccgagaaggagggtgagggcaagtccgaggagaagggtggCCAGCGGGGAGGCaagcgaggaggacgaggcggcGGTCGCAGCGGAGGTCAACAGCGTGAGCCCCGGGAACCCCGCGAGCCCGCTGAGTAA
- a CDS encoding Zn(2)-C6 fungal-type domain-containing protein produces MPDPEIAQFTGVFRARDAHRITRNRKPVSCTACQRRKSRCDRARPSCGACRRRDETMECAYGEAPGSSRREMQSKVAKLEEIVKRLAAASGGQKRVESCPRDGSDAAYHGETSWEAVFQSIHDIQSVLNTEEEEEQPEEPENLPALDIVLGGVTPVTIDELRSSMPSRQDADVLVRTYFDAKFLVVPFTHERHFWRRYELFWSRPHESNLLWLSIMFSVLSLGAMIAKVKSPLLETVAEPSVYMHLSAQCLITGEYLNARSYSVEALMMFAHSRNVQKVDSDVTIWSLYGLAVRLAQRRGYHLDAARVSPNITPFEAEMRRRTWFMVQTSDLLFSSQLGMPPMIYQEVCDADHPRNLTDDDFGEDTDVPPSRPPIYPTPLLAWRIKSHLCRLIRRVLIHTLAVEPRPYEETMGLQAELEAFYDSIPPCYNIRPINSTSPEDQGHTIMHRLILELSYRKTLCVLHRPYLSVAKDEPRYRLSRDICRAAAQRILDLHLEFDEAIREGGRMYHDRFMVSSLTLHDFLVAAMILCLDLCESTDTSPHDRQHRIQLLQRAHAIWNERGAKSKDARHATKVLRAILVRVETPAATAISEPGTLETASTEYAYIDGGTSGVMPDLSGIAIAEYSIDYQQFLPMENFFGSAEGFDWISIDHYLRSGNVNEPQQPQTNQPPPDAAEYMLGRDVGFD; encoded by the exons ATGCCCGACCCCGAAATCGCCCAGTTCACGGGCGTCTTCCGCGCCAGGGACGCCCACCGCATCACGCGAAACCGCAAGCCCGTCTCGTGCACCGCTTGCCAGCGCCGCAAGTCGAGGTGCGACCGTGCAAGGCCCTCGTGCGGCGCCTGTCGGAGGCGCGATGAGACGATGGAATGCGCCTACGGCGAAGCGCCTGGTAGTAGCAGGCGCGAGATGCAGTCCAAGGTCGCAAAGCTCGAGGAGATTGTCAAGCGCCTCGCCGCGGCCTCTGGTGGGCAGAAGAGGGTGGAGAGTTGTCCGAGGGATGGATCGGACGCTGCGTATCATGGGGAGACATCGTGGGAGGCTGTGTTTCAAAGCATCCATGATATCCAAAGCGTTCTCAAcacagaagaggaggaggaacagcCAGAGGAACCCGAGAACTTGCCTGCCCTGGATATCGTCCTTGGAGGCGTCACTCCCGTCACAATCGATGAGCTTCGGTCCAGCATGCCCTCTCGCCAAGACGCAGACGTCCTCGTACGTACCTACTTCGACGCCAAGTTCCTCGTCGTGCCCTTTACCCACGAGCGACACTTCTGGCGGCGTTACGAGCTCTTCTGGTCGAGGCCCCACGAGTCCAACCTCCTCTGGCTCAGCATCATGTTCTCCGTCCTCAGCCTGGGCGCCATGATTGCCAAAGTCAAGAGCCCCTTGCTGGAAACGGTCGCGGAGCCGAGCGTTTATATGCACCTCTCGGCGCAGTGCCTCATCACGGGGGAGTACCTCAACGCGAGGTCATACTCGGTCGAGGCGCTCATGATGTTTGCACACTCTCGCAACGTCCAAAAGGTAGACTCGGACGTCACGATATGGTCGCTCTACGGCTTGGCTGTCCGTCTAGCTCAGCGCAGGGGGTATCACCTCGACGCGGCCAGGGTCTCTCCAAACATCACGCCCTTTGAGGCTGAGATGCGTCGTCGGACTTGGTTCATGGTCCAGACGTCTGACCTGCTCTTTTCCTCTCAGCTTGGCATGCCGCCCATGATATACCAGGAGGTCTGTGACGCGGACCATCCGCGCAACTTGACCGATGACGACTTTGGCGAAGACACGGATGTGCCGCCCTCAAGACCACCAATCTATCCCACGCCCCTACTGGCTTGGCGTATCAAGTCTCATCTGTGCCGTCTGATCCGCCGTGTCCTCATACACACTCTAGCGGTAGAACCGCGACCATACGAAGAAACAATGGGACTCCAGGCCGAGCTGGAGGCCTTCTACGACAGCATCCCCCCCTGCTACAACATCCGACCCATCAACAGCACCTCGCCCGAAGACCAGGGCCACACCATCATGCACCGCCTGATCCTCGAGCTCTCGTACCGCAAGACGCTCTGCGTGCTGCACAGGCCCTACCTCAGCgttgccaaggatgagccCCGATACAGACTGTCCCGCGACATCTGCCGCGCCGCCGCCCAACGGATACTGGACCTCCATCTCGAGTTTGACGAGGCCATCCGTGAGGGAGGACGAATGTACCATGACCGCTTCATGGTCTCGAGCCTGACGCTTCATGACTTTCTCGTTGCCGCCATGATCTTGTGTCTTGATCTCTGCGAGTCAACCGATACAAG TCCACATGATCGCCAGCACCGTATCCAACTCCTCCAGAGAGCACACGCAATCTGGAACGAGCGCGGTGCCAAGTCCAAAGACGCCCGGCACGCCACAAAAGTCCTCCGAGCCATTCTCGTCCGCGTCGAGACCCCGGCCGCCACCGCCATATCCGAACCCGGGACTCTTGAGACGGCCAGCACCGAGTATGCCTACATCGATGGTGGCACCTCTGGAGTAATGCCTGATCTTTCCGGAATCGCGATTGCCGAGTATTCTATCGATTATCAACAGTTCCTTCCAATGGAAAACTTCTTTGGTTCCGCCGAGGGTTTTGACTGG ATATCAATTGACCACTATCTCCGATCTGGGAACGTGAATGAACCCCAACAGCCCCAGACGAACCAACCGCCTCCAGACGCAGCCGAATACATGCTCGGAAGGGATGTTGGTTTCGACTGA
- a CDS encoding Zn(2)-C6 fungal-type domain-containing protein: MSTFTALNGGSPPRASDPPTVTVEKSSASDERAHSTAATQPPPTPELSANQRPAQDTDRPSFQSPGYPDVEGSHKRKRSDSLEQRRDPMPQDRSPEVVTGPPQPDSREPYGTPSRDYRHYGDEHRDKDSWYAQQGRDERSYDSQQNSATSAHGQTEEQISDALRRAAGQMDHGDYSNASLEGDDRSMMYGGQYTPEQRRDGVLQHDPKKRKRNFSNRTKTGCLTCRKRKKKCDEQKPECGNCLRGSFVCAGYPPQRGPGWQKPDSKAAAVPLESKDPTYVPPGAYGMPQPGPYGAQPVKREPLPPYRGQALRIDPPQGRPLVTEDDRPTASTLPSASVTSPENKLSAMPYTPANVFPTPVSANPQPPPPFGERMTKEYQRVPPLHDLSRTEPETPHPGNQLPQIKVLQPTRTNSPAPPPPAPTSNAQVAAQLALSHSQFPQRRTQKEEMLSGRHFYPFDKELCLERERCAAACWRFNNLTTPPTIGVSTEERARLFLEILKPRDPVRVSPTELSPVTNVGRVGSHVTVETPFTCDYGYNITIGHHVAIGRNCTINDVGEVKIGDNCVIGPNVSIFTASLPIDPKKRQGGQGPQLGKPIIIEQDCWIGGGAMILPGRTIGKGSTVGAGSIVTKDVPPFTIVAGNPARVLRGIAS; this comes from the exons ATGTCGACTTTTACCGCCCTTAATGGGGGCTCACCTCCTAGGGCTTCTGATCCGCCCACCGTGACTGTTGAAAAGAGCTCCGCCTCAGATGAACGCGCACACAGCACGGCCGCGACTCAGCCTCCGCCCACCCCTGAGCTATCAGCGAACCAAAGACCCGCCCAGGATACTGACCGACCATCATTCCAATCGCCCGGCTACCCCGACGTAGAGGGCTCTCACAAGCGCAAGCGCTCCGACTCTCTTGAACAGCGACGAGATCCTATGCCTCAGGATCGGTCTCCGGAAGTAGTGACAGGCCCTCCCCAACCTGATTCACGCGAGCCTTACGGAACTCCTTCAAGAGATTATCGACATTACGGCGATGAGCACCGGGACAAGGACTCCTGGTATGCGCAGCAGGGACGTGATGAGCGCAGTTATGATTCTCAGCAGAACTCTGCCACCTCAGCCCACGGCCAGACGGAGGAGCAGATCAGCGATGCGCTACGAAGGGCTGCTGGCCAGATGGACCACGGCGACTACTCCAACGCCAGCCTCGAGGGCGATGACCGGTCCATGATGTATGGCGGTCAGTACACGCCCGAGCAAAGGCGCGATGGCGTCTTGCAGCACGACCCCAAGAAACGGAAGAGGAACTTTAGCAATCGAACCAAGACAGGCTGTCTGACCTGTCGTAAACGCAAGAAGAAGTGCGATGAGCAAAAGCCCGAGT GCGGTAACTGTCTCCGTGGTAGTTTTGTCTGTGCTGGCTACCCTCCTCAACGGGGCCCAGGGTGGCAGAAGCCCGACAGCAAGGCCGCAGCAGTTCCCCTCGAGTCCAAGGATCCGACTTATGTGCCACCAGGAGCTTACGGAATGCCACAACCAGGCCCTTACGGTGCCCAGCCGGTGAAGCGCGAACCCCTGCCGCCGTATCGCGGCCAGGCCTTGCGGATTGACCCCCCACAAGGCCGCCCTTTGGTGACCGAGGACGACCGGCCAACGGCATCAACATTGCCCAGCGCGTCCGTCACAAGTCCCGAAAACAAACTCTCTGCCATGCCTTATACTCCCGCAAACGTATTTCCAACTCCAGTCAGCGCAAatcctcaaccaccaccgcctTTTGGAGAAAGGATGACCAAGGAATATCAGCGCGTGCCTCCTCTGCACGATCTCAGCAGGACGGAGCCTGAGACTCCCCATCCTGGGAACCAGCTCCCGCAGATCAAAGTCTTGCAACCGACGAGGACGAATAGTccggctcctcctccgcctgcACCAACCTCGAATGCCCAGGTCGCAGCACAACTGGCCCTCTCGCACTCGCAGTTCCCGCAGAGACGGACACAGAAAGAGGAGATGCTATCAGGAAGACACTTCTATCCCTTCGACAAGGAGCTTTGCCTGGAGCGTGAGCGTTGCGCCGCAGCCTGCTGGAGAttcaacaacctcaccacTCCGCCGACCATCGGCGTGTCTACTGAGGAGCGAGCTCGACTGTTTCTCGAGATTCTCAAACCCCGCGATCCCGTTCGAGTCTCTCCAACGGAGCTCTCACCAGTCACCAACGTGGGCCGCGTCGGTAGTCATGTCACTGTCGAGACTCCCTTCACCTGTGACTACGGATACAACATTACCATCGGACACCATGTGGCAATTGGACGCAATTGCACAATCAATGATGTTGGCGAAGTCAAGATCGGCGACAACTGTGTGATTGGACCCAATGTCAGCATCTTCACGGCCTCGCTCCCcatcgaccccaagaagcgcCAGGGTGGGCAGGGTCCCCAGCTTGGAAAGCCCATCATCATTGAGCAGGACTGCTGGATCGGCGGAGGTGCCATGATCCTTCCTGGGCGAACCATTGGCAAGGGTAGCACTGTCGGCGCTGGGTCAATTGTGACCAAG GATGTTCCTCCATTCACAATTGTAGCTGGAAACCCCGCAAGGGTTCTCCGCGGCATCGCTTCATAA
- a CDS encoding MICOS complex subunit MIC12: MGFTTGFTGGVTLTLSLAYLSVLAHQRTREQQGQALRSQALAIQGLIDPFPPLPPPTRSEVAAAQRANAVEVAKERWNTEVMNAVHWVQRTDWVEVREGLEDTASRLWSRAFGNSSEGAESTIKPIVKEEAAKLGEASGKVAAAAKSAFQKVKAESKEFAHAALDHSKDKENVDIAQEDGSVAVPVPVPVLSPVERALQQRFVKPEAEPKQTVEEVLKERYTPMDKRDNTQLRGV, from the exons ATGGGCTTCACCACCGGCTTT ACCGGCGGTgtcaccctcaccctctccctcgcctaCCTCTCAGTTCTCGCCCACCAGCGCACCCGCGAGCAACAAGGTCAGGCCCTCCGATCCCAGGCCCTCGCCATCCAGGGCCTGATCGATCCCTTCCCGCCGCTGCCACCCCCTACACGGTCCGAAGTCGCCGCTGCCCAGCGGGCCAACGCTGTCGAGGTTGCAAAGGAGCGATGGAACACCGAAGTCATGAACGCCGTGCATTGGGTGCAGCGCACCGACTGGGTTGAGGTGCgcgagggcctcgaggacACGGCGTCGCGGCTGTGGAGCCGGGCCTTTGGCAACTCTTCAGAGGGCGCCGAGTCTACTATCAAGCCTATtgtgaaggaggaggctgccaaaTTGGGCGAGGCCAGCGGCAAGGTCGCTGCGGCCGCGAAGAGTGCCTTCCAaaaggtcaaggctgagagCAAGGAGTTTGCCCACGCGGCCCTAGATCacagcaaggacaaggagaatgTGGACATTGCGCAGGAGGACGGCAGCGTGGCGGTGCCGGTGCCAGTGCCGGTGCTATCACCCGTGGAGAGGGCGCTCCAGCAGCGTTTCGTCAAGCCCGAAGCCGAGCCCAAGCAGAcagtggaggaggtgctcAAGGAGAGATACACGCCCATGGACAAGAGGGATAACACGCAGCTGAGGGGGGTGTAG